A single region of the Drosophila miranda strain MSH22 chromosome 2, D.miranda_PacBio2.1, whole genome shotgun sequence genome encodes:
- the LOC108155139 gene encoding 26S proteasome non-ATPase regulatory subunit 12 — protein sequence MDTYLFDGGRITKMEVDYEPACNEKIPLAKELAKKNPDAFHEAIEMMLQLEKQTRLGADMVSCSRVLVAICQICFDASNWNALNEYVTLLVRRRSQLKQAVVKMIQECCTYVDKTPNKETKLKLIDTLRSVTEGKIYVEIERARLTKTLADIKEADGDVAAAASVMEELQVETYGSMDKREKVELILEQMRLCLLKEDNVSTQIIAKKISIKFFDDPAQHDLKLKFYNLMIQLNRDTSFLNTSRHYQAIAEPSRKKAALTPVDSATDDKKKLDDKKKKDDDEKEKKTEAAAEPEVEVELTESQKKELTDKLVCAVIYCVLAPFDNEQSDMMAHLSKNKKLEDVPVYKEILRLFMSKELIDFDTFNTDFGFVLAENDMFKDATKHGKKCIAELKDRLIEHNIRIIAMYYSRLHIARMSELLNLPASRCEEYLSKLANSDTIRVKIDRPAGIIYFTTKKSASDILNNWATDVNQLMSLVNKTCHLINKEECVYSVMCAVED from the exons ATGGATACCTACTTGTTCGATGGCGGCCGCATCACTAAAATGGAGGTGGACTATGAGCCTGCCTGCAATGAGAAAATTCCTCTGGCAAAGGAGCTGGCCAAAAAGAATCCCGACGCCTTTCACGAAGCCATCGAGATGATGCTGCAACTGGAGAAACAGACGCGTCTTGGCGCTGACATGGTGTCGTGCTCGCGCGTCCTTGTCGCGATTTGCCAGATATGCTTCGATGCGTCAAACTGGAATGCCCTAAATGAGTACGTCACCCTTCTGGTGCGTAGGCGCTCCCAGCTTAAGCAGGCTGTCGTGAAGATGATCCAGGAGTGCTGCACGTACGTTGACAAAACGCCCAATAAGGAGACCAAGCTCAAGCTGATAGATACACTACGTTCGGTCACTGAGGGGAAGATCTATGTGGAAATAGAGCGTGCTCGACTCACCAAAACCTTGGCCGACATCAAGGAGGCCGATGGCGACGTCGCAGCGGCAGCGTCTGTTATGGAAGAGCTGCAGGTAGAGACGTACGGTTCCATGGACAAGCGTGAGAAGGTTGAGCTCATTTTGGAGCAAATGCGTCTCTGTCTACTGAAGGAGGACAATGTGTCGACTCAAATCATAGCCAAGAAGATCAGCATTAAGTTCTTTGACGATCCGGCTCAGCATGATCTCAAGCTAAAGTTCTACAACTTAATGATTCAACTGAATCGCGATACATCTTTTCTCAACACCTCGCGTCACTACCAGGCTATTGCAGAGCCGTCGCGTAAAAAAGCTGCCCTTACACCCGTCGACTCTGCCACGGATGACAAGAAGAAACTAGATGATAAGAAGAAGAAGGACGATGATGAAAAGGAGAAGAAGACTGAGGCCGCAGCAGAGCCGGAAGTCGAGGTCGAACTGACTGAATCGCAGAAAAAGGAGCTGACGGATAAGCTAGTCTGTGCTGTAATCTATTGTGTCCTGGCCCCGTTCGACAACGAACAAAGCGACATGATGGCCCACTTGTCCAAAAACAAGAAACTGGAGGATGTGCCCGTCTACAA GGAAATTCTGCGCCTGTTCATGTCGAAGGAGCTGATTGACTTCGATACATTTAACACCGACTTTGGTTTTGTGTTGGCCGAGAACGATATGTTCAAGGACGCCACCAAGCATGGAAAAAAGTGCATTGCCGAGCTCAAGGATCGTCTAATAGAGCAT AATATTCGCATTATTGCTATGTACTACTCCCGGCTTCACATAGCGCGCATGAGTGAGCTCCTCAATCTGCCCGCCAGCCGCTGTGAAGAATATCTGTCCAAGCTGGCCAACAGCGACACAATTCGCGTGAAGATCGATCGCCCGGCTGGTATTATCTATTTCACCACGAAGAAGAGTGCCTCCGACATCCTGAACAACTGGGCAACCGATGTCAATCAGTTGATGTCCCTGGTGAACAAAACATGTCACTTGATCAACAAGGAGGAGTGCGTATACTCGGTCATGTGTGCTGTCGAGGATTAG
- the LOC108155144 gene encoding ARL-6-interacting protein 1 homolog, protein MTTSQVDQKRALNKLKHDLEPFRTPIVSAYGVLTWEKNYYPGVVFGSISVIFLVLWYMDLSVITMLSLLALLTIVLDYVFPTISRLLFSGVNWDGDHEAKFEDVCGQMYSIKANLVVWYEYLFKERKSTVFVIMIGVFLLALAWIGAIVNNLLLMYLGTLLIAMWPGLQEKHVFKGITKKASKIINEKIQCGKRKLQ, encoded by the exons ATGACAACTTCGCAGGTTGATCAG AAGCGCGCACTGAACAAGCTCAAGCATGATTTGGAGCCTTTTCGAACGCCTATAGTGAGTGCTTATGGCGTTCTCACCTGGGAGAAAAATTACTACCCAGGGGTGGTATTTGGCAGCATAAGCGTTATTTTTCTCGTACTCTGGTACATGGATCTATCGGTCATAACGATGCTGTCCCTCCTGGCACTGCTGACTATCGTTTTGGACTATGTCTTCCCTACAATTTCCCGCTTGCTCTTTAGTGGTGTCAATTGGGACGGAGACCACGAGGCTAAATTCGAGGATGTGTGCGGACAGATGTACAGCATCAAAGCAAACCTGGTCGTATGGTATGAGTATCTATTCAAGGAGCGCAAGTCGACAGTG TTCGTGATCATGATAGGCGTGTTCCTCCTGGCCCTGGCTTGGATTGGAGCCATCGTCAACAATCTTCTGTTGATGTACTTGGGCACTCTTCTCATTGCCATGTGGCCTGGTCTGCAGGAAAAGCATGTCTTCAAGGGCATAACAAAGAAGGCCTCCAAGATTATCAACGAGAAAATTCAATGCGGCAAACGGAAGCTGCAGTAG
- the LOC108155143 gene encoding uncharacterized protein LOC108155143, with the protein MSCPGFGEVNIPSSRAFWDDCEEDEFENVGQAEKLQLKFDGESGLNVAALQSEILVVVEGPSVTHFGSSVLLNGTKRICGIPPKTSSLHWNPTSKQLLAVLEDDLTSSGEVTELLLPYAKLAKKAVTITLKSKVDFKSEEIQKYSDDIAIVRGVGVNETDTTELEAPNFIAGVAAGIASWRNQADLPVSSFVVYTDKLPLDSTAAQPVLKLLKAVGVSCSPSYVPARKKSSYLYM; encoded by the exons ATGAGCTGTCCTGGATTTGGCGAAGTTAATATACCCTCGTCGCGCGCCTTTTGGGACGACTGCGAGGAGGACGAATTTGAGAATGTCGGCCAGGCCGAGAA GTTGCAGCTAAAGTTCGACGGGGAATCTGGCCTGAATGTAGCCGCTCTGCAGAGTGAGATTCTAGTTGTTGTTGAGGGTCCGAGCGTAACACACTTTGGCAGCTCGGTGCTGCTGAATGGCACCAAACGAATATGCGGAATTCCTCCGAAGACATCTTCGCTGCACTGGAATCCGACATCAAAACAGCTACTGGCCGTTCTCGAAGATGACCTCACAAGCAGTGGGGAGGTCACAGAGCTGCTCTTACCATATGCCAAATTGGCCAAGAAAGCGGTGACCATCACGCTGAAGTCAAAGGTCGACTTTAAGAGCGAGGAAATTCAAAAATATAGTGACGATATAGCCATTGTACGTGGGGTTGGAGTGAACGAGACGGATACGACTGAGCTAGAGGCTCCCAACTTCATAGCCGGTGTGGCGGCGGGCA TTGCCAGCTGGCGAAATCAGGCGGACCTGCCCGTGAGTTCGTTTGTAGTCTACACTGACAAGCTGCCTTTGGACTCCACGGCTGCCCAACCAGTGCTCAAGCTGCTCAAAGCAGTTGGAGTGTCGTGCAGTCCCAGTTACGTGCCGGCTCGCAAGAAGAGCTCTTACTTATATATGTAA
- the LOC108155136 gene encoding T-complex protein 1 subunit gamma, which translates to MFGGQQPILVLSQNTKRESGRKVQLENIQAGKAIADVIRTCLGPQAMLKMLMDPMGGIVMTNDGNAILREITVQHPAAKSMIEIARTQDEEVGDGTTSVIVLAGEMLAAAEPFLQQQIHPTVIIRAYREALEDIVGYLLSGLSVELDVKDKAKMAQVVKACVGTKFIGKWSDLAVKIALDAVETVTLNENGRLEVDIKRYAKVEKIPGGAIEESCVLKGVMINKDVTHPKMRRYIENPRIVLLDCSLEYKKGESQTNVEIIGEQDFTRMLQIEEEFVQRICADIIAVKPDLVFTEKGVSDLAQHYLLKAGITAIRRLRKTDNLRIARACGATIVNRTEELTEQDVGTGAGLFEIKKIGDEYFTFVTECKDPKACTILLRGASKDILNETERNLQDALNVARNLVLEPRLVAGGGAVEMAASQLLSRKQVKGPYTAVAHALEIIPRTLAQNCGANTIRALTALRAKHASHTGDGVCAWGIDGESGEIVDMNVKNIWEPLAVKLQTYKTAVETAILLLRIDDIVSGSKKRGGNEPTNPAAMAQGQE; encoded by the exons atgttTGGTGGACAGCAACCAATACTCGTGTTGA GTCAAAACACAAAACGCGAATCTGGCCGCAAAGTGCAGTTGGAGAATATTCAAGCCGGAAAG GCTATTGCCGATGTGATTCGCACTTGCCTAGGACCACAGGCAATGCTGAAAATGCTGATGGATCCCATGGGCGGCATTGTAATGACAAACGACGGAAATGCCATACTCCGTGAGATCACCGTTCAGCATCCGGCGGCAAAGAGCATGATTGAAATAGCCCGCACACAGGACGAAGAGGTAGGCGATGGTACCACCTCCGTTATTGTGCTGGCTGGTGAGATGCTGGCCGCCGCCGAGCCTTTCCTTCAGCAGCAAATCCATCCTACAGTGATCATTCGCGCCTACCGTGAGGCCCTCGAAGACATCGTTGGTTACTTGCTGTCCGGCCTAAGTGTGGAGTTGGACGTCAAGGACAAGGCAAAGATGGCTCAAGTGGTCAAGGCCTGTGTTGGTACGAAATTCATTGGCAAGTGGTCGGATCTGGCTGTTAAAATTGCACTGGATGCAGTGGAGACAGTTACGCTTAATGAAAACGGCCGTTTGGAGGTGGACATCAAGCG TTATGCCAAGGTGGAGAAGATTCCGGGTGGTGCCATCGAAGAGTCGTGTGTTCTGAAGGGCGTTATGATCAACAAGGATGTGACGCATCCTAAAATGCGTCGCTATATTGAGAATCCTCGCATCGTTCTGCTCGACTGCTCTCTCGAATACAAAAAAGGAGAGAGTCAGACCAATGTAGAAATCATTGGAGAGCAGGACTTCACTCGCATGTTGCAGATCGAGGAAGAGTTTGTCCAGCGCATCTGTGCTGACATCATCGCCGTCAAGCCGGATCTTGTTTTCACTGAGAAGGGTGTTTCGGATCTGGCGCAACACTATCTCCTGAAGGCAGGCATCACTGCCATCCGTCGCCTGCGCAAGACGGACAACTTGCGCATTGCCCGGGCCTGTGGAGCCACCATTGTCAACCGTACTGAAGAGCTGACCGAGCAGGATGTTGGAACTGGAGCCGGTCTCTTTGAGATCAAGAAAATTGGCGATGAGTACTTTACCTTTGTCACGGAGTGCAAGGACCCGAAGGCATGCACCATACTGTTGCGCGGTGCCAGCAAGGATATTCTCAATGAAACTGAGCGCAATCTCCAAGATGCCTTGAATGTTGCTCGCAATCTGGTGTTGGAGCCGCGTCTTGTGGCTGGCGGTGGCGCTGTGGAGATGGCTGCCTCACAGCTTCTTTCTCGCAAGCAAGTTAAGGGGCCCTATACCGCGGTGGCTCATGCCCTGGAGATCATACCTCGTACCCTGGCCCAAAACTGTGGTGCCAACACTATTCGCGCTCTCACCGCCCTGCGTGCCAAGCATGCTTCCCACACCGGCGACGGTGTGTGCGCCTGGGGCATTGATGGCGAGTCCGGCGAGATTGTTGATATGAACGTGAAGAACATTTGGGAGCCGTTGGCCGTCAAACTGCAGACCTATAAAACCGCCGTGGAAACAGCCATCTTGTTGCTGCGCATTGATGACATTGTTTCCGGCTCAAAGAAGCGTGGTGGCAACGAGCCAACCAATCCGGCCGCCATGGCCCAAGGCCAGGAATAG
- the LOC108155142 gene encoding N(6)-adenine-specific DNA methyltransferase METTL4 codes for MLTLHTRTENDRFAVYLDHGRLINEAYSTGDGAKSTYQLKAELFQFQAKRANQPVSEQKKSKKRKRIPDSIPGASDSQTIDGYLDLLPTPVGSESITPLSRCWESPYILPQLHGANQSGQIQRFPSGDEANTIYLIPDRARFYNHNVDHLPALLPQLLPSYDLIVVDPPWRNKYIRRLKRFKQELGYSMLDNDQLALLPLSKLTNTRTLVAIWCTNSIQHQTALETQILPSWNLRLLHKLRWYKLSTDHKLIGPLQSDPTQKQPYEMLYLACHADSHENYGTDITKTEMILSVPSIVHSHKPPLLPWLRQHIKLDLNQAEPNCLELFARYLQPQFTSIGLEVLKLMDERLYEARSELSRSP; via the exons ATGTTGACGCTGCATACGAGAACTGAGAATGACCGATTCGCGGTCTATTTGGATCACGGAAGACTTATTAATGAAGCCTACAGTACTGGAGATGGTGCGAAAAGTACATATCAGCTCAAGGCGGAACTGTTTCAGTTTCAAGCCAAAAGAGCTAACCAGCCGGTTAGCGAACAGAAGAAATCAAAAAAGCGCAAGCGAATACCGGACAGCATACCAGGCGCATCGGATTCACAGACCATCGACGGGTACCTGGATCTCTTGCCCACGCCCGTTGGCTCTGAGTCAATAACGCCTCTATCACGGTGTTGGGAGTCTCCATACATCCTTCCCCAGTTGCACGGAGCCAACCAGAGCGGGCAGATCCAACGCTTTCCAAGCGGAGACGAGGCCAACACCATCTACCTCATACCGGACAGGGCTCGCTTCTACAACCACAATGTAGACCATCTGCCGGCACTATTGCCCCAACTCTTGCCCAGCTACGATCTGATTGTAGTCGATCCTCCGTGGCGCAACAAATACATTCGCCGGCTGAAGCGTTTCAAGCAGGAGCTCGGTTATTCCATGCTAGACAACGACCAACTGGCTCTTCTGCCGCTTTCCAAGCTGACCAATACACGTACCCTTGTGGCCATTTGGTGCACGAATTCAATCCAGCACCAGACTGCTTTGGAAACACAAATTTTGCCTAGCTGGAATCTACGCCTACTCCACAAACTGCGCTGGTACAAACTAAGCACGGACCACAAGCTTATTGGCCCTCTTCAATCAGACCCCACCCAGAAGCAGCCGTATGAAATGCTATATTTGGCCTGTCATGCCGATAGCCACGAGAATTATGGAACGGATATAACAAAAACAGAGATGATCCTCAGCGTTCCCAGTATTGTACACTCTCATAAGCCGCCCCTTTTGCCATGGCTGCGCCAGCATATCAAATTGGACCTCAATCAAGCGGAACCCAATTGTCTAGAGCTTTTTGCACGGTATCTGCAGCCACAGTTTACATCCATTGGATTAGAG GTACTAAAGTTGATGGATGAGCGCCTGTACGAAGCTCGTAGCGAACTATCAAGATCCCCATAG
- the LOC108155140 gene encoding histone PARylation factor 1-like has protein sequence MPKEDCKYGEKCYQRNAAHLAKYNHPAKTDDGQDKAEVVKLAPKRKEASCGEEKAVAPNTSNSSGESQNMEKSHGEAKGTFESETAELHREAMSNISGKNYMEILEKRIRLSVQQEYDTLCESNEFIRHKFLVEMPPEFYEFWKFINTLTQDSSKSNRAAVEHLETVFQLQLVGPFEFLSGTFHRAKMGEPGDYLRHWRFYYDPPEFQTVFVRRGTGVHYGYWRDVPQDKENLLIARNDMANGCEFQFVSGNIFDAFLYYLEHDFVGTPFTTGKVTATKKAVQKYLAENTLELAQLDRLQRERNKRVVAKAFHRGGIVVPFDRKTQLGYRPLSVSDAELKKMLALFERKDLGDGLAKQAVLEKLQPVANAAIIAVDECDFGSALELGIDLFSSGHKELHMLASSLIVPAYSMLQRPQFIAIAKAHMESRSRDLNLSMFDVLK, from the coding sequence ATGCCAAAAGAGGACTGCAAATACGGAGAAAAGTGCTATCAACGCAATGCTGCCCATCTCGCCAAGTACAACCACCCAGCCAAAACAGATGACGGGCAAGACAAAGCAGAAGTAGTAAAACTTGCGCCAAAAAGAAAGGAAGCGTCCTGCGGGGAGGAAAAGGCTGTCGCGCCCAACACAAGCAATTCCAGTGGAGAGAGCCAGAATATGGAAAAGAGTCATGGGGAAGCGAAAGGCACCTTCGAGTCGGAGACAGCCGAATTGCACAGGGAGGCCATGAGCAACATATCTGGAAAAAATTACATGGAAATCCTTGAGAAGCGCATCCGATTGTCAGTGCAGCAGGAGTACGATACCCTGTGTGAGTCCAACGAGTTCATTAGGCACAAATTCCTCGTCGAAATGCCGCCTGAATTCTACGAATTCTGGAAGTTCATCAATACCCTGACACAAGACTCCTCGAAGTCCAATCGCGCTGCCGTCGAACACCTCGAGACTGTGTTTCAGTTGCAGCTGGTGGGCCCGTTTGAGTTTCTGTCGGGCACCTTTCATCGTGCCAAGATGGGCGAGCCCGGAGATTACCTAAGGCATTGGCGCTTTTACTATGATCCACCCGAGTTCCAGACGGTTTTTGTGCGGAGGGGAACTGGCGTTCACTACGGCTATTGGAGGGACGTGCCGCAGGATAAGGAAAACTTATTGATTGCCCGCAACGACATGGCCAATGGCTGCGAGTTTCAGTTTGTGTCCGGAAACATATTCGATGCTTTCCTTTACTATCTGGAGCACGACTTTGTCGGCACGCCTTTTACGACCGGTAAAGTGACCGCCACCAAAAAGGCAGTACAAAAGTATTTGGCGGAAAACACATTGGAGCTGGCGCAGCTAGATCGATTGCAACGAGAGCGCAACAAACGCGTCGTCGCCAAGGCGTTCCACCGAGGTGGCATCGTGGTGCCCTTCGATCGCAAGACGCAGCTGGGCTACCGTCCTCTCTCTGTTAGCGACGCCGAGCTCAAGAAGATGTTAGCACTATTTGAGCGCAAAGATCTCGGCGATGGCCTTGCCAAGCAAGCTGTGCTGGAGAAGCTGCAGCCGGTGGCCAACGCTGCTATTATCGCTGTGGACGAGTGCGATTTTGGTAGTGCCCTGGAGCTGGGCATCGACTTGTTCAGCAGCGGCCACAAAGAACTGCATATGCTTGCATCTTCTCTGATAGTGCCTGCCTATTCGATGCTCCAGCGCCCGCAATTCATTGCCATCGCCAAGGCTCACATGGAGAGCCGTAGCCGGGACTTGAACTTGAGCATGTTTGATGTATTGAAATAA
- the LOC108155137 gene encoding G-patch domain and KOW motifs-containing protein, with translation MDTNKISFGFIKVAKKPNILPRKVAKDENRVELIKCVEGKEIKLVAERAEAAPLVIQMQRNQKTSSALASLMKRRQVLLGEDEPDPDESTSAPQSIAEVTAATSTDSLEQRAARELLAAAQANGSENLKGEKLVLPAVKADDLPLEGAKEACLDDYESIPIQQFGLAMLRGMGWVDPPPKKKGSAPVDEAPFLRPKGMGLGADKALKPKALLVQPENNEVLEIKKQAFVRILGGKQKDQYGQIEGFDDHAGRVIVKMAIGGNKETFNEFLCQPVSRKEYSEYGKCINSAKYNELKKQENEHGQIIVRQEKPSEVRNRDRREESKSNRNEDRERKSFKKEHQRSFKDEDRRSCKDEDRKSLKAENDRSEKVESRPNKAEDRKPQKLEDHGERKKYIQDPRSSSTSTYRPSTIHERERRRSPSPRSSRRQKSSSDEADDTGESTESDSDSAYERKKYKKKSTKKSKKHSKKSKNKPCRANDSSAESDDSLEDHRRHPTKHKKKTKKSKHARSRSRSRGRGK, from the exons ATGGACACAAACAAAATATCATTTGGCTTTATTaaagtggccaagaagccGAACATTTTGCCCAGAAAAGTCGCAAAAGATGAAAACAGAGTGGAGCTCATAAAATGCGTGGAGGGAAAGGAAATCAAGCTGGTCGC CGAAAGAGCAGAGGCTGCGCCGCTGGTTATACAAATGCAGCGCAATCAAAAGACCTCTTCGGCGCTTGCAAGTTTAATGAAAAGGAGGCAAGTTCTGCTTGGAGAGGATGAGCCAGATCCCGATGAGTCGACATCCGCACCTCAATCAATTGCTGAGGTCACTGCAGCAACTTCGACTGACAGTCTGGAGCAAAGGGCAGCACGTGAATTGCTAGCTGCTGCCCAAGCCAATGGAAGCGAAAATCTGAAGGGGGAGAAGCTCGTCCTGCCTGCCGTAAAGGCGGATGATCTACCCCTAGAAGGTGCCAAAGAAGCCTGCTTAGATGATTATGAATCCATACCCATTCAACAGTTTGGCCTGGCCATGCTGCGTGGCATGGGGTGGGTAGACCCCCCACCCAAGAAAAAAGGATCAGCACCTGTTGACGAGGCGCCATTCCTGCGGCCAAAGGGCATGGGCCTTGGAGCTGACAAGGCACTCAAACCCAAGGCCCTTCTTGTGCAGCCGGAAAATAATGAGGTGCTGGAGATCAAAAAGCAAGCATTTGTCCGCATCCTAGGTGGAAAACAAAAGGATCAATACGGGCAAATAGAGGGATTCGATGACCATGCGGGGCGAGTGATTGTCAAAATGGCAATTGGTGGCAACAAGGAGACATTCAATGAGTTTCTCTGTCAGCCAGTATCCCGAAAGGAGTACTCGGAGTATGGAAAGTGCATAA ATAGTGCCAAATACAATGAGCTCAAAAAGCAGGAGAACGAACATGGCCAAATCATTGTGAGGCAGGAAAAACCATCGGAAGTCAGAAACAGAGACCGTAGGGAGGAGAGCAAGTCGAATAGGAATGAAGATAGGGAGCGAAAAAGCTTTAAGAAGGAGCATCAGAGATCATTTAAAGATGAAGACCGACGGAGCTGCAAGGATGAAGACCGCAAGTCATTAAAAGCGGAAAATGACAGGTCGGAGAAAGTCGAAAGCAGACCCAACAAGGCGGAGGATCGAAAGCCACAAAAACTGGAGGACCAcggagaaagaaagaaatataTCCAGGACCCGCGAAGCAGCAGTACTTCCACATACAGGCCGAGCACCATACATGAGCGTGAGCGGCGTCGATCACCGAGCCCAAGAAGCAGTCGGAGGCAGAAGAGCAGCTCAGACGAGGCGGACGACACTGGAGAGTCCACGGAAAGTGATTCGGACTCTGCCTACGAAcgcaaaaaatacaaaaaaaagtcTACTAAGAAGTCCAAGAAGCACTCAAAGAAATCTAAGAACAAGCCGTGTCGGGCCAATGACTCCAGCGCGGAAAGCGATGATAGCTTGGAAGATCATCGCCGGCACCCAACGAAgcacaaaaagaaaacaaagaaGAGCAAGCATGCCCGATCACGGTCCAGATCGCGGGGACGGGGCAAATAA